In Kogia breviceps isolate mKogBre1 chromosome 7, mKogBre1 haplotype 1, whole genome shotgun sequence, a single window of DNA contains:
- the SNX32 gene encoding sorting nexin-32 isoform X2, with product MEEHLEAGKESKPSSMSTDLQGDSSLQVEISDAVSERDKVKFTVQTKSCVPHFARTEFSVVRHHEEFIWLHNAYVENEEYAGLIIPPAPPRPDFEASREKLQKLGEGDSSITREEFAKMKEELEAEYLAIFKKTVAMHEVFLQRLAAHPTLRRDHNFFVFLEYGQDLSVRGKNRKELLGGFLRNIVKSADEALITGMSGLKEVDDFFEHERTFLLEYHTRIRDACLRADRVMHSHKCLADDYIPISAALSSLGTQEVNQLKTSFLKLAELFERLRKLEGRVASDEDLKLSDMLRYYVRDSQAAKGSCAPAGPRTCCTGGCGRWQTTRTPTRHWTRRAPGTGRCGPPRATSSCAASALNASPTQPSRSSWTSDPAASPPSARTSSSWQSWSSNTLRPAPCFSGTPLSPSRGNLRATRVPPDLPPQQDASFPTPGAAHHAP from the exons ATGGAGGAGCAtctagaggctgggaaggagAGCAAG cCCTCCTCCATGTCCACGGACCTGCAGGGAGACAGCTCCTTACAGGTGGAGATCTCTGATGCCGTCAGCGAGCGAGACAAGGTGAAATTCACTGTTCAAACCAAG AGCTGCGTCCCTCACTTCGCCCGGACCGAGTTCTCAGTTGTGCGACATCATGAAGAGTTCATCTGGCTACATAATGCCTACGTGGAAAACGAGGAGTACGCCGGTCTCATT atccccccagcccctccaagGCCAGACTTTGAGGCTTCAAGGGAAAAACTGCAGAAGTTGGGTGAGGGAGACAGCTCTATCACACGGGAAGAGTTTGCCAAAATGAAGGAGGAGCTGGAAGC GGAGTATCTGGCCATCTTTAAGAAGACAGTTGCAATGCATGAAGTCTTTCTGCAGCGCCTGgcggcccaccccaccctgcgTCGAGACCAcaacttctttgtctttttggaATATGGCCAGGAT CTGAGTGTCCGAGGAAAGAACAGGAAGGAGCTCCTTGGGGGGTTTCTGAGGAATATTGTGAAGTCTGCAGATGAAGCCCTCATCACTGGCATGTCAGGGCTCAAG GAGGTGGATGACTTCTTCGAGCACGAGAGGACCTTCCTGCTGGAGTACCACACCCGCATCCGGGATGCCTGCCTTCGGGCAGACCGAGTCATGCACTCTCACAAGT GCCTGGCAGATGATTATATCCCTATCTCAGCTGCACTGAGCAGTCTGGGAACACAGGAAGTCAACCAGCTAAAGAC GAGCTTCCTCAAATTGGCAGAGCTCTTTGAACGATTAAGG AAACTGGAGGGCCGAGTGGCTTCTGACGAGGACCTGAAGCTGTCGGACATGCTGAGGTACTACGTGCGCGACTCCCAGGCAGCCAAG GGATCCTGTGCCCCTGCCGGCCCCAGGACCTGCTGTACCGGCGGCTGCGGGCGCTGGCAGACTACGAGAACGCCAACAAGGCACTGGACAAGGCGCGCACCAGGAACCGGGAGGTGCGGACCGCCGAGAGCCACCAGCAGCTGTGCTGCCAGCGCTTTGAACGCCTCTCCGACTCAGCCAAGCAGG AGCTCATGGACTTCAGATCCCGCCGCGTCTCCTCCTTCCGCAAGAACCTCATCGAGCTGGCAGAGCTGGAGCTCAAACACGCTAAG GCCAGCACCCTGCTTCTCCGGAACACCCTTGTCACCCTCAAGGGGGAACCTTAGAGCCACCAGAGTCCCCCCAGACCTCCCACCCCAGCAAGatgcctccttccccaccccaggaGCTGCTCACCATGCCCCGTGA
- the SNX32 gene encoding sorting nexin-32 isoform X3, with protein sequence MEEHLEAGKESKPSSMSTDLQGDSSLQVEISDAVSERDKVKFTVQTKSCVPHFARTEFSVVRHHEEFIWLHNAYVENEEYAGLIIPPAPPRPDFEASREKLQKLGEGDSSITREEFAKMKEELEAEYLAIFKKTVAMHEVFLQRLAAHPTLRRDHNFFVFLEYGQDEVDDFFEHERTFLLEYHTRIRDACLRADRVMHSHKCLADDYIPISAALSSLGTQEVNQLKTSFLKLAELFERLRKLEGRVASDEDLKLSDMLRYYVRDSQAAKGSCAPAGPRTCCTGGCGRWQTTRTPTRHWTRRAPGTGRCGPPRATSSCAASALNASPTQPSRSSWTSDPAASPPSARTSSSWQSWSSNTLRPAPCFSGTPLSPSRGNLRATRVPPDLPPQQDASFPTPGAAHHAP encoded by the exons ATGGAGGAGCAtctagaggctgggaaggagAGCAAG cCCTCCTCCATGTCCACGGACCTGCAGGGAGACAGCTCCTTACAGGTGGAGATCTCTGATGCCGTCAGCGAGCGAGACAAGGTGAAATTCACTGTTCAAACCAAG AGCTGCGTCCCTCACTTCGCCCGGACCGAGTTCTCAGTTGTGCGACATCATGAAGAGTTCATCTGGCTACATAATGCCTACGTGGAAAACGAGGAGTACGCCGGTCTCATT atccccccagcccctccaagGCCAGACTTTGAGGCTTCAAGGGAAAAACTGCAGAAGTTGGGTGAGGGAGACAGCTCTATCACACGGGAAGAGTTTGCCAAAATGAAGGAGGAGCTGGAAGC GGAGTATCTGGCCATCTTTAAGAAGACAGTTGCAATGCATGAAGTCTTTCTGCAGCGCCTGgcggcccaccccaccctgcgTCGAGACCAcaacttctttgtctttttggaATATGGCCAGGAT GAGGTGGATGACTTCTTCGAGCACGAGAGGACCTTCCTGCTGGAGTACCACACCCGCATCCGGGATGCCTGCCTTCGGGCAGACCGAGTCATGCACTCTCACAAGT GCCTGGCAGATGATTATATCCCTATCTCAGCTGCACTGAGCAGTCTGGGAACACAGGAAGTCAACCAGCTAAAGAC GAGCTTCCTCAAATTGGCAGAGCTCTTTGAACGATTAAGG AAACTGGAGGGCCGAGTGGCTTCTGACGAGGACCTGAAGCTGTCGGACATGCTGAGGTACTACGTGCGCGACTCCCAGGCAGCCAAG GGATCCTGTGCCCCTGCCGGCCCCAGGACCTGCTGTACCGGCGGCTGCGGGCGCTGGCAGACTACGAGAACGCCAACAAGGCACTGGACAAGGCGCGCACCAGGAACCGGGAGGTGCGGACCGCCGAGAGCCACCAGCAGCTGTGCTGCCAGCGCTTTGAACGCCTCTCCGACTCAGCCAAGCAGG AGCTCATGGACTTCAGATCCCGCCGCGTCTCCTCCTTCCGCAAGAACCTCATCGAGCTGGCAGAGCTGGAGCTCAAACACGCTAAG GCCAGCACCCTGCTTCTCCGGAACACCCTTGTCACCCTCAAGGGGGAACCTTAGAGCCACCAGAGTCCCCCCAGACCTCCCACCCCAGCAAGatgcctccttccccaccccaggaGCTGCTCACCATGCCCCGTGA
- the SNX32 gene encoding sorting nexin-32 isoform X1, producing the protein MEEHLEAGKESKPSSMSTDLQGDSSLQVEISDAVSERDKVKFTVQTKSCVPHFARTEFSVVRHHEEFIWLHNAYVENEEYAGLIIPPAPPRPDFEASREKLQKLGEGDSSITREEFAKMKEELEAEYLAIFKKTVAMHEVFLQRLAAHPTLRRDHNFFVFLEYGQDLSVRGKNRKELLGGFLRNIVKSADEALITGMSGLKEVDDFFEHERTFLLEYHTRIRDACLRADRVMHSHKCLADDYIPISAALSSLGTQEVNQLKTSFLKLAELFERLRKLEGRVASDEDLKLSDMLRYYVRDSQAAKVRGGPRADLRAGASREGGQAGKGRGPGILCPCRPQDLLYRRLRALADYENANKALDKARTRNREVRTAESHQQLCCQRFERLSDSAKQGKPHGPGAPATALLTLPGSPFLSSPELMDFRSRRVSSFRKNLIELAELELKHAKASTLLLRNTLVTLKGEP; encoded by the exons ATGGAGGAGCAtctagaggctgggaaggagAGCAAG cCCTCCTCCATGTCCACGGACCTGCAGGGAGACAGCTCCTTACAGGTGGAGATCTCTGATGCCGTCAGCGAGCGAGACAAGGTGAAATTCACTGTTCAAACCAAG AGCTGCGTCCCTCACTTCGCCCGGACCGAGTTCTCAGTTGTGCGACATCATGAAGAGTTCATCTGGCTACATAATGCCTACGTGGAAAACGAGGAGTACGCCGGTCTCATT atccccccagcccctccaagGCCAGACTTTGAGGCTTCAAGGGAAAAACTGCAGAAGTTGGGTGAGGGAGACAGCTCTATCACACGGGAAGAGTTTGCCAAAATGAAGGAGGAGCTGGAAGC GGAGTATCTGGCCATCTTTAAGAAGACAGTTGCAATGCATGAAGTCTTTCTGCAGCGCCTGgcggcccaccccaccctgcgTCGAGACCAcaacttctttgtctttttggaATATGGCCAGGAT CTGAGTGTCCGAGGAAAGAACAGGAAGGAGCTCCTTGGGGGGTTTCTGAGGAATATTGTGAAGTCTGCAGATGAAGCCCTCATCACTGGCATGTCAGGGCTCAAG GAGGTGGATGACTTCTTCGAGCACGAGAGGACCTTCCTGCTGGAGTACCACACCCGCATCCGGGATGCCTGCCTTCGGGCAGACCGAGTCATGCACTCTCACAAGT GCCTGGCAGATGATTATATCCCTATCTCAGCTGCACTGAGCAGTCTGGGAACACAGGAAGTCAACCAGCTAAAGAC GAGCTTCCTCAAATTGGCAGAGCTCTTTGAACGATTAAGG AAACTGGAGGGCCGAGTGGCTTCTGACGAGGACCTGAAGCTGTCGGACATGCTGAGGTACTACGTGCGCGACTCCCAGGCAGCCAAGGTGAGAGGTGGCCCCAGAGCAGAcctcagggctggagccagcaGGGAGGGCGGGCAGGCAGGCAAGGGCCGTGGGCCAGGGATCCTGTGCCCCTGCCGGCCCCAGGACCTGCTGTACCGGCGGCTGCGGGCGCTGGCAGACTACGAGAACGCCAACAAGGCACTGGACAAGGCGCGCACCAGGAACCGGGAGGTGCGGACCGCCGAGAGCCACCAGCAGCTGTGCTGCCAGCGCTTTGAACGCCTCTCCGACTCAGCCAAGCAGGGTAAGCCCCACGGCCCTGGAGCCCCTGCCACTGCACTGCTGACTCTGCCGGGGTCCCCATTCCTCTCTTCTCCAGAGCTCATGGACTTCAGATCCCGCCGCGTCTCCTCCTTCCGCAAGAACCTCATCGAGCTGGCAGAGCTGGAGCTCAAACACGCTAAG GCCAGCACCCTGCTTCTCCGGAACACCCTTGTCACCCTCAAGGGGGAACCTTAG
- the SNX32 gene encoding sorting nexin-32 isoform X4, translated as MEEHLEAGKESKPSSMSTDLQGDSSLQVEISDAVSERDKVKFTVQTKSCVPHFARTEFSVVRHHEEFIWLHNAYVENEEYAGLIIPPAPPRPDFEASREKLQKLGEGDSSITREEFAKMKEELEAEYLAIFKKTVAMHEVFLQRLAAHPTLRRDHNFFVFLEYGQDLSVRGKNRKELLGGFLRNIVKSADEALITGMSGLKEVDDFFEHERTFLLEYHTRIRDACLRADRVMHSHKCLADDYIPISAALSSLGTQEVNQLKTSFLKLAELFERLRKLEGRVASDEDLKLSDMLRYYVRDSQAAKDLLYRRLRALADYENANKALDKARTRNREVRTAESHQQLCCQRFERLSDSAKQELMDFRSRRVSSFRKNLIELAELELKHAKASTLLLRNTLVTLKGEP; from the exons ATGGAGGAGCAtctagaggctgggaaggagAGCAAG cCCTCCTCCATGTCCACGGACCTGCAGGGAGACAGCTCCTTACAGGTGGAGATCTCTGATGCCGTCAGCGAGCGAGACAAGGTGAAATTCACTGTTCAAACCAAG AGCTGCGTCCCTCACTTCGCCCGGACCGAGTTCTCAGTTGTGCGACATCATGAAGAGTTCATCTGGCTACATAATGCCTACGTGGAAAACGAGGAGTACGCCGGTCTCATT atccccccagcccctccaagGCCAGACTTTGAGGCTTCAAGGGAAAAACTGCAGAAGTTGGGTGAGGGAGACAGCTCTATCACACGGGAAGAGTTTGCCAAAATGAAGGAGGAGCTGGAAGC GGAGTATCTGGCCATCTTTAAGAAGACAGTTGCAATGCATGAAGTCTTTCTGCAGCGCCTGgcggcccaccccaccctgcgTCGAGACCAcaacttctttgtctttttggaATATGGCCAGGAT CTGAGTGTCCGAGGAAAGAACAGGAAGGAGCTCCTTGGGGGGTTTCTGAGGAATATTGTGAAGTCTGCAGATGAAGCCCTCATCACTGGCATGTCAGGGCTCAAG GAGGTGGATGACTTCTTCGAGCACGAGAGGACCTTCCTGCTGGAGTACCACACCCGCATCCGGGATGCCTGCCTTCGGGCAGACCGAGTCATGCACTCTCACAAGT GCCTGGCAGATGATTATATCCCTATCTCAGCTGCACTGAGCAGTCTGGGAACACAGGAAGTCAACCAGCTAAAGAC GAGCTTCCTCAAATTGGCAGAGCTCTTTGAACGATTAAGG AAACTGGAGGGCCGAGTGGCTTCTGACGAGGACCTGAAGCTGTCGGACATGCTGAGGTACTACGTGCGCGACTCCCAGGCAGCCAAG GACCTGCTGTACCGGCGGCTGCGGGCGCTGGCAGACTACGAGAACGCCAACAAGGCACTGGACAAGGCGCGCACCAGGAACCGGGAGGTGCGGACCGCCGAGAGCCACCAGCAGCTGTGCTGCCAGCGCTTTGAACGCCTCTCCGACTCAGCCAAGCAGG AGCTCATGGACTTCAGATCCCGCCGCGTCTCCTCCTTCCGCAAGAACCTCATCGAGCTGGCAGAGCTGGAGCTCAAACACGCTAAG GCCAGCACCCTGCTTCTCCGGAACACCCTTGTCACCCTCAAGGGGGAACCTTAG
- the CFL1 gene encoding cofilin-1 isoform X3 — MASGVAVSDGVIKVFNDMKVRKSSTPEEVKKRKKAVLFCLSEDKKNIVLEEGKEILVGDVGQTVDDPYTTFVKMLPGEDCRYALYDATYETKESKKEDLVFIFWAPESAPLKSKMIYASSKDAIKKKLTGIKHELQANSYEEVKDRCTLAEKLGGSTVISLEGKPL; from the exons ATG GCCTCTGGCGTGGCTGTCTCTGATGGGGTCATCAAAGTGTTCAACGACATGAAGGTGCGTAAGTCGTCGACACCAGAGGAGGTGAAGAAGCGCAAGAAGGCGGTGCTCTTCTGCCTGAGCGAGGACAAGAAGAACATTGTCCTGGAGGAGGGCAAGGAGATCCTGGTAGGTGATGTGGGCCAGACTGTAGATGACCCCTACACCACCTTTGTCAAGATGCTGCCAGGCGAGGACTGCCGCTACGCCCTCTATGACGCAACCTATGAGACCAAGGAGAGCAAGAAGGAGGACCTGGTGTTCATCTTCTG GGCCCCTGAGTCTGCACCCCTCAAGAGCAAAATGATCTATGCCAGCTCCAAGGACGCCATCAAGAAGAAGCTGACGG GGATCAAACATGAATTGCAAGCAAACTCCTACGAGGAGGTCAAGGACCGCTGCACCCTGGCAGAGAAGCTGGGGGGCAGCACCGTCATCTCTCTGGAGGGCAAGCCTTTGTGA
- the CFL1 gene encoding cofilin-1 isoform X1 — MQKLRLSTASGVAVSDGVIKVFNDMKVRKSSTPEEVKKRKKAVLFCLSEDKKNIVLEEGKEILVGDVGQTVDDPYTTFVKMLPGEDCRYALYDATYETKESKKEDLVFIFWAPESAPLKSKMIYASSKDAIKKKLTGIKHELQANSYEEVKDRCTLAEKLGGSTVISLEGKPL; from the exons ATGCAAAAGCTGAGACTGAGTAcc GCCTCTGGCGTGGCTGTCTCTGATGGGGTCATCAAAGTGTTCAACGACATGAAGGTGCGTAAGTCGTCGACACCAGAGGAGGTGAAGAAGCGCAAGAAGGCGGTGCTCTTCTGCCTGAGCGAGGACAAGAAGAACATTGTCCTGGAGGAGGGCAAGGAGATCCTGGTAGGTGATGTGGGCCAGACTGTAGATGACCCCTACACCACCTTTGTCAAGATGCTGCCAGGCGAGGACTGCCGCTACGCCCTCTATGACGCAACCTATGAGACCAAGGAGAGCAAGAAGGAGGACCTGGTGTTCATCTTCTG GGCCCCTGAGTCTGCACCCCTCAAGAGCAAAATGATCTATGCCAGCTCCAAGGACGCCATCAAGAAGAAGCTGACGG GGATCAAACATGAATTGCAAGCAAACTCCTACGAGGAGGTCAAGGACCGCTGCACCCTGGCAGAGAAGCTGGGGGGCAGCACCGTCATCTCTCTGGAGGGCAAGCCTTTGTGA
- the CFL1 gene encoding cofilin-1 isoform X2, with protein MKVRKSSTPEEVKKRKKAVLFCLSEDKKNIVLEEGKEILVGDVGQTVDDPYTTFVKMLPGEDCRYALYDATYETKESKKEDLVFIFWAPESAPLKSKMIYASSKDAIKKKLTGIKHELQANSYEEVKDRCTLAEKLGGSTVISLEGKPL; from the exons ATGAAGGTGCGTAAGTCGTCGACACCAGAGGAGGTGAAGAAGCGCAAGAAGGCGGTGCTCTTCTGCCTGAGCGAGGACAAGAAGAACATTGTCCTGGAGGAGGGCAAGGAGATCCTGGTAGGTGATGTGGGCCAGACTGTAGATGACCCCTACACCACCTTTGTCAAGATGCTGCCAGGCGAGGACTGCCGCTACGCCCTCTATGACGCAACCTATGAGACCAAGGAGAGCAAGAAGGAGGACCTGGTGTTCATCTTCTG GGCCCCTGAGTCTGCACCCCTCAAGAGCAAAATGATCTATGCCAGCTCCAAGGACGCCATCAAGAAGAAGCTGACGG GGATCAAACATGAATTGCAAGCAAACTCCTACGAGGAGGTCAAGGACCGCTGCACCCTGGCAGAGAAGCTGGGGGGCAGCACCGTCATCTCTCTGGAGGGCAAGCCTTTGTGA